From a region of the Burkholderia lata genome:
- a CDS encoding HdeD family acid-resistance protein, with amino-acid sequence MVRLVLLLLGIEYLRTRWRGLTVLGWVWVVAGVVIFVDALDGALHFPIQIFAWLFLIEGLATLAVAGSGVGGQRILRYVKGIVVVVAAGLVFAGHHHGHFLLSMIFGTLFLVDGLLQCTAAWMVRYRRWNVAFAWGVVEILLAVFFYQPYPTHYVGTVPYCLGLLLIFGGMHMLSLAARVRRLTRNPAFAISPVPALAPDLDEARDLPHFAQSEWDGPPADGEHALTVHVWTPTGTSKAEAQRYPVIDRYIAAVDVNGVISTGHAALESPEGVYISLYPGVEIDRSPDEFTRILRATRENDVPGLFQPDYATESKAWCPSTVRVRIRNYDPSKLDAFWSSYRQNVTYNLTHRNCSSTVSNALEAALDGAVWRLKGARAGWGAFVRLLLTPELWVAAQIRKRAVTMAWTPGLTLDYARALSMLADPRPFAWWKVARSAVKAIMVSRRTWREQDNAALSPGGAEAASMK; translated from the coding sequence TCTTGCTGCTGCTGGGCATCGAATACTTGCGCACGCGCTGGCGCGGGCTGACCGTGCTCGGCTGGGTGTGGGTCGTCGCGGGCGTCGTAATTTTCGTCGATGCGCTCGACGGCGCGCTGCACTTCCCGATCCAGATCTTTGCCTGGCTGTTCCTGATCGAGGGGCTCGCGACGCTTGCGGTGGCCGGCAGCGGCGTCGGCGGGCAGCGCATCCTGCGCTACGTGAAGGGGATCGTGGTCGTGGTCGCCGCCGGGCTCGTGTTCGCGGGGCATCACCACGGCCATTTCCTGCTGTCGATGATCTTCGGCACGCTGTTCCTCGTCGACGGGCTGCTGCAGTGCACCGCCGCGTGGATGGTGCGCTATCGCCGCTGGAACGTCGCCTTCGCGTGGGGCGTCGTCGAGATCCTGCTGGCCGTCTTCTTCTATCAGCCGTACCCGACGCACTATGTGGGCACGGTGCCGTACTGCCTCGGCCTGCTGCTGATATTCGGCGGGATGCACATGCTGAGCCTCGCCGCACGCGTGCGGCGGCTGACGCGCAATCCGGCGTTCGCGATTTCGCCGGTGCCGGCGCTTGCGCCGGATCTCGACGAGGCGCGCGACCTGCCGCATTTCGCTCAATCGGAATGGGACGGCCCGCCGGCCGACGGCGAGCATGCGCTCACGGTGCACGTGTGGACGCCGACCGGCACGTCGAAGGCCGAAGCGCAGCGCTATCCGGTGATCGACCGCTATATCGCGGCCGTAGACGTGAACGGCGTGATCTCGACCGGGCACGCGGCGCTGGAGTCGCCCGAGGGTGTCTATATCAGCCTGTATCCCGGTGTCGAAATCGATCGTTCTCCGGACGAATTCACGCGCATCCTGCGCGCGACACGCGAAAACGACGTGCCGGGCCTGTTCCAGCCCGACTATGCGACCGAGTCGAAGGCGTGGTGCCCGTCGACCGTGCGGGTGCGGATCCGCAACTACGATCCGTCGAAGCTGGATGCATTCTGGTCGTCGTACCGGCAGAACGTGACGTACAACCTCACACACCGCAACTGCTCGAGCACGGTATCGAACGCGCTCGAAGCCGCGCTCGACGGTGCGGTGTGGCGGCTGAAGGGCGCGCGTGCCGGGTGGGGCGCGTTCGTGCGGTTGCTGCTCACGCCCGAGCTGTGGGTTGCCGCGCAGATCCGCAAGCGCGCGGTGACGATGGCGTGGACGCCCGGGCTCACGCTCGACTATGCGCGCGCGCTCAGCATGCTCGCCGATCCGCGGCCGTTCGCGTGGTGGAAGGTCGCGCGCTCGGCCGTGAAGGCGATCATGGTGTCGCGCCGCACGTGGCGCGAGCAGGACAACGCGGCGCTGTCGCCCGGCGGAGCGGAGGCGGCGTCGATGAAGTGA
- a CDS encoding ribonuclease T2: MLKTLARAVAALAVASASLHASAQTSYDYLLLAASWEPGFCASHDTPECTNLAGTYAATSLSLHGLWPNKYDGNQPFYCGVPQNDIDLDNAHQWCSMDAYPISSATRNTLSTYMPGVASCLDKHEWFKHGTCSNSATPDAYWNQASGMISRLGNTSFNTFLQANAGKTVTRNQLLSAFEGAFGSNTRSAVSLKCTKTNGVSYFTEAWIAVKTNATAQFPSAASLVTDGNTQGTCPTSGVYIAK; encoded by the coding sequence ATGCTCAAGACGCTCGCCCGCGCCGTTGCCGCACTCGCCGTCGCTTCCGCTTCACTGCACGCCTCCGCGCAGACCAGCTACGACTACCTGTTGCTTGCCGCGTCGTGGGAGCCCGGCTTCTGCGCGTCGCACGACACGCCCGAATGCACGAACCTCGCCGGCACGTATGCGGCGACGAGCCTGTCGCTGCATGGCCTGTGGCCGAACAAGTACGACGGCAACCAGCCGTTCTACTGCGGCGTGCCGCAGAACGACATCGATCTCGACAACGCACACCAGTGGTGCAGCATGGACGCGTACCCGATCAGCAGCGCGACCCGCAACACGCTGTCGACGTACATGCCGGGTGTCGCGTCGTGCCTCGACAAGCACGAGTGGTTCAAGCACGGCACCTGTTCGAACTCGGCGACGCCCGATGCGTACTGGAACCAGGCGTCCGGCATGATCAGCCGGCTCGGCAACACGTCGTTCAACACGTTCCTGCAGGCGAACGCGGGCAAGACGGTCACGCGTAACCAGTTGCTGTCGGCGTTCGAAGGCGCGTTCGGCAGCAACACGCGCAGCGCGGTGTCGCTGAAGTGCACGAAGACGAACGGCGTCAGCTACTTCACCGAAGCATGGATCGCGGTGAAGACCAATGCGACCGCGCAGTTCCCGAGCGCCGCATCGCTCGTGACGGACGGCAATACGCAGGGCACCTGCCCGACGTCGGGCGTGTACATCGCGAAGTAA
- a CDS encoding fatty acid desaturase family protein encodes MSNAVSRQDANDAPIARPWLLLVTYLVVTGVFYAFVTHLPLGPVTVIPAGAFDRAIPLLPGTVPLYLSYLFVMPALVWLGRGRAWLLPAFFAGALAAGVCLVCHLLHPTAVAWPPAHDSWIAWLQRIDAPLAASPSGHVALPVAIAIVLLALRRRSAALFIAWSALLTVTVLTTGQHRAADVAWGSAIGLAAGTFTLALLRARVDLRTIAAALLEWACIVVAIRVAVALGAWYLYALAVLVIATRQHALFILYHDAAHYHLTRRRGFNDFLINVAIGVPGLVPVEFYRPLHLAHHRHLGTAQDPERQFLYHDQPWRFRPLDAWPLARQFLGDLLVLNMVRNMAAFRRAGGQNTRLGRPFQAAAAVWGVIVALLVWACSARTILLVAALWFVPLLTLSVLLQKIRSMAEHSGGPHATPGWADWTYSWRTGWIGRVFVWPYHINLHLQHHRNPAVPWHALPDAIDAHEPQLDAPELARLLWSGIPPKP; translated from the coding sequence ATGTCCAACGCCGTTTCCCGCCAGGATGCGAACGACGCGCCGATCGCCCGGCCATGGCTGCTGCTCGTCACCTATCTCGTCGTGACCGGCGTGTTCTACGCGTTCGTCACGCACCTGCCGCTCGGGCCGGTCACGGTCATTCCGGCGGGCGCGTTCGATCGCGCGATTCCGCTGCTACCCGGCACCGTGCCGCTTTACCTCAGTTACCTGTTCGTCATGCCCGCGCTCGTCTGGCTCGGGCGCGGCCGTGCATGGCTGCTGCCGGCGTTCTTCGCTGGCGCGCTCGCTGCCGGCGTTTGCCTCGTGTGCCATCTGCTGCATCCGACCGCCGTCGCATGGCCGCCCGCTCATGACAGCTGGATCGCATGGCTGCAGCGAATCGATGCGCCGCTTGCCGCATCGCCGAGCGGGCACGTCGCGCTGCCGGTCGCAATCGCCATCGTGCTGCTGGCATTGCGGCGGCGGTCTGCGGCGCTGTTCATCGCGTGGAGCGCGCTGCTGACGGTGACGGTCCTGACCACCGGCCAGCATCGCGCCGCCGATGTTGCATGGGGCAGCGCGATCGGCCTCGCGGCCGGCACGTTCACGCTCGCGTTGCTGCGCGCCAGAGTCGACCTGCGCACGATCGCGGCCGCGCTGCTCGAATGGGCGTGCATCGTCGTGGCGATCCGCGTGGCCGTCGCGCTCGGCGCGTGGTACCTGTATGCGCTTGCGGTGCTCGTCATCGCGACGCGGCAGCATGCGCTGTTCATCCTGTATCACGACGCGGCCCACTATCACCTCACGCGCCGTCGCGGTTTCAACGACTTCCTGATCAACGTCGCGATCGGCGTGCCGGGGCTCGTACCCGTCGAGTTCTACCGCCCGCTGCATCTCGCGCATCACCGGCATCTCGGCACCGCGCAGGACCCGGAACGCCAGTTTCTCTATCACGACCAGCCGTGGCGGTTCCGGCCGCTCGACGCATGGCCGCTTGCGCGGCAGTTCCTCGGCGACCTGCTCGTGCTGAACATGGTGCGCAACATGGCGGCGTTCCGGCGCGCGGGCGGGCAGAACACGCGGCTCGGCCGGCCGTTCCAGGCAGCCGCGGCCGTATGGGGGGTCATCGTCGCGTTGCTCGTGTGGGCCTGTTCCGCGCGAACGATCCTGCTGGTCGCGGCGCTGTGGTTCGTGCCGCTGCTCACGCTGTCTGTCCTGCTGCAGAAGATCCGCAGCATGGCCGAGCACAGCGGCGGCCCGCATGCGACGCCGGGCTGGGCCGACTGGACGTATTCGTGGCGCACGGGCTGGATCGGCCGCGTGTTCGTGTGGCCGTATCACATCAACCTTCATCTGCAGCACCACCGGAATCCGGCGGTGCCGTGGCATGCGTTGCCCGACGCGATCGACGCACACGAGCCGCAACTCGACGCGCCGGAGCTGGCCCGGCTGCTGTGGTCGGGTATCCCGCCGAAGCCGTGA